CCCATTCATAATATATAACTCAATCTTTACACCAGAAACAGTACTAACATTAGGATTGTGCCTGACTGTCAGTCCACTTTGGAataatttcttcttctcttcaaaaatgaccaaataataCACAATACTTTAAACCAAAATGAGGCTCTTTGTGGCCATCCAGTAGAGATGACCAGTTGTAATCACAATTGATGGAGTCACGATAAAGATATCTCTTAAGGTAGAGGCACTGACAGAGGATTTCAAGTGTTATTCTCAAAACAAAGGATTTCTGCACAAATTGGAAATCTAAGGATCATAGAAATGCCGCAATGAAACAGCTGCCACACCTGAAAGTGCTGAAGTTCATGTCTTACTGTTCTTTAGAGACATGTGTTGCTTCTTCTAATCCTCTCTATAAAGTTTTATAAAGCACAGGCTGGCCAAGTCTGCGTGCCAACGTGCctttcatttattgttttattggcTGGGAATCACTGTGATTCTTTCTTAAAGGGTCCTCTGGGTGCAAAATGTAGTATATTAATGGTGTGAAGCagataaaaacaatgttttaatgGTGATTTACCATGAAAAACTTGATGACCAGATTTTAAAGGTGTATTTGACACTACAATGATTTCATCTACACATTAATAATGTCcactcaagtttttttttccagaataaaggtaagatttatttttcctttcctttatttatttattttatttttttttttacacagtatAAAGCATCTGGCAAAGTTATCAACACTCAAATTCACTTCCTAAGTGCTTATAGAAAAGTGCATTCCAGCcatttaaaggaacagtatTTGACCTTTCACACAAAACTATTTTCAAACTGTTATTTCAAAACCAGGATTAATATCTAATGCAACCACCACAGAGATGAGAAACTAGAAAAATTAAACTGATCCAtgaattatttctgttttctgttaaaaGTTCAAACTGACCTTTCTGAATGCAAAAACGCAAAGACAAATGTTTAGCATTTTCTAGGCAACACCTCGCCAATACATCATTTAGTGTCGTCCTTTCAGGCTCATCGAAAGCTTCAACAACAAACCACCTGAAGTCTTCACTCGAACTTGATTCCCTGGGCCAGAGGAAGATCCTTGCTGTAGTTTATCGTGCAGGTTGAACGCCTCATGTACTGCTTCCACGAATCGCTGCCAGACTCCCTTCCACCGCCTGTGTGCTTCTCTCCACCAAAGGCTCCTCCGATCTCAGCTCCACTTGTAGGAATGTTGACGTTGACGATGCCACAGTCGGATCCCTTGGGTCCCAGCCAGCGGAAGACTCGACCCATATCTTTGGTGAAGATGCTGCTAGACAGGCCCTGCTTGACCTCGTTGTTCCAGGCAAAggcctcctcttctgtcttgaACTTGAGGACGTAGAGTATGGGGACGAAGGTTTCGGTGTGGACAATGGGAGCGTCGTGAGCCAGCCCTGTGATGATGGTGGGCTCCACGTAGTTTCCAGGGCGGTCCATCACCTTTCCTCCGCAGACCAGAGTGCCACCCTGCTGCTTGGCCTGCTCAATAGCTGCCAGATACTGATCCACAGCTTGTTTGGTGTGCAGAGGCCCATACAGGGTGCTGGGATCCCAAGGGTCTCCAATGCGGACTTGTTTGTAGGCCTTGGTGATCCTCTCAACCACTGTGTCGTGAACACTCTCATGCAGCATCAGCCTCCTGGTTGTGGTGCAGCGCTGACCAGCGGTTCCCACAGATgcaaagacagcagagggaaCCACAAGATTCAGGTCTGCGTCCTCAAACACAATGATAGCATTGTTCCCACCGAGTTCCAGCAGCTTACGGCCGAACCTGTCCTGCACCATCATGGCCACCATCTTGCCGACATGGGTGCTGCCAGTGAACGACAACAGGTCCACGCGCTCATCCTTCGCCATGGCTGTGCCGATATCGGCGCCACCGCAGGTCATGGAGCAGATAGCACCGGGCAGGTTGTTCTGCTCCAGCACCTCAGCCACAATCTTGGTAACTGCAACACTTGTGAGAGGTGTGGTTGGAGCTCCTTTCCAGAGGCAGACGTTGCCGCAGGTCAGAGCGATGGCATTGTTCCAGCCGTAGACAGCCACGGGGAAGTTAAAGGCGGTGATGATGCCGACAAGACCAACTGGGTTCCACTGTTCAATCAGGGCATGCCCTGGTCTTTCTGAAGGCAGGGCGGGCCCACCAATCATTCTAGACAGACCAACAGCATAATCACAGACATCAACATATTCCTGAACCTCTCCGACTCCCTCAACGTAGATCTTGCCCATTTCTAGAGACACCAGGCTCCCGAGGACTTTAATCTTCTTTCTAAGGGCGTCTCCGATCTGCCGCACAATCTCTCCTCTTTTGGGAGCTGGAATATCTGCCCACATCTTCCAAGCCTCTCTCGTCTTCTGGACAGTCTCTTCATACTCCGCCAAAGTCGCCTGGGTTACTCTGGCAATCGGCTCATTGTTGGCTGGGCAGTACGATGTGATGACTTCCCCGCTGCCCCCCCAGCTCCCGTTGTAAACACCTGGGTTGTCCTCAGACAGGCCCAGCTCTTTCAGCCAGGAGTATTTGGGCTGGTTAATGAGGAGACCTGACATGGCTGCTGACTGCTGGCAGCGAACAGATACAAACTTCTTTCTCAAGAGGAGCCTGCTGTGCTGGGCAAGGGTCAGGGTGAGGCAGCGCTGCATGAGTGCTGGAAGGAAACCGAGtttaaaaattaatttcagGAGTTTCAAACTGTGCGAGGAACATTTAGGAAAACATGTTGACAGAACAATATCACCACAAGGATCAGATGAGCTTGTTCTGTCTAGGGCTgcagaaaaaatgtaatttattaattttaaaTCAATCAACTAAAAAATGACTTGACTagtcatttcagctctgcttctaccagctgctgtttccaaaggCAAGAACGTCAATttcaaaattaataaataacttCAGCAAGTTGCGTAAACTTCGTTGGATTCTGACTCAGGATACAGTGAACATGTGCTGCAGGGAATGTGAATGGTTAACAGGTGTTGACCACAGACTGCTGGTTTAAAAATAGGAGTGTTTTGTTATAAATTGTCCTCTGTGAATGCATATagtaaaaatagtgaaaaatatttttattctaTCTGAAACgtttagttgattaatcaattagctgtttgacagaagatgaagaagcaacaattttgataatctgacaccgctttttttttttttttttttttaaatctgttttgatATGAAACgaaaatctttgggttttgtagTGCTGGTTGCACAAGACACATGTTGAAGATGTCACCCTGGGCTCTgggaaaacattgtttttcccTATTTTCTAAAGTTTAACAGACCAATCATGAAAATGTCTAACACTCTCGAATTAATTTAATATAAAAAGTAGGAAAACTTAATGACTGTGATTGGTTCCAACTAATTTACAACTGTGTGCGTTTCATTTAAAATTGTCAATGGGTTATACAAGCACAGCTCTTCTCAGATTTATCATCTGCCTATAGCAGCAAGTTACTCAATGCCTATCCACGCCACGCGCTTGCGCCGTTAATCCAACTTTGGACAACCACGAGGCTATCGAACCCTGAACTTCTTTATGATGTGGCAatacactcacactcacttaatgtaaaccaaaaaaataataatagatTCGCATTTTGAACTTCTGATGTCTGCACGTCTGTGTCAACTCTTGCTACCTTTGCAGCATGACGTGACATGGTCGCCAAGATCAGCTTCTTGTTGAGTCTAAACGACCGTGACTCAAGGTCCCGCATCTTACGGTCCCTACCGTTACCGTGACGTGATAAAGCGTGCACTTACACTGTCGACACGTCCGCTTTTAATTGTTAAAAGAAAGTTTATGTTAGTTATAATCAGTTTTTCACTCACGTTGATATGAAGTTCGCAGGGCCACGTCCACTCCAGTGCATGGAAGTACTTGCTGTTGTTGGCTCTTTCGTCACGGCTGAAACGGAAGTATTGATGCTGTGCTCCATTCTGATTGGACAACTGCCCCTACGCAGTGTGGCGCCTGGCTTTGTTAGATTGATCCATGCTAACAAATTTCCTTTGTTGTGATTAACCGTTTAGCGGTTGTGATTCTGCTGTAGTAACTTAAATCAAGAAAGTTGCTGTTGAGATAATTTAGACGATGAGTGGCGGAGTGTATGGAGGCGGTGAGTGGAATCTTACGattaaaatgaaactgttgTCCACGTTGTCCCGTTCTGTAGCTTTAGCCAGCCTTATAGTTAGCTAACTATGCTAGCTGTGCTAACGTTTAACTAACGCCGTGGTGGATTAAAGCTACATTCTGGCAAAGATTGTTAATTGCCTCGCATTTATAAGTATATTAACTCGTTGACACTTTAAGTGCAGCGTGTAGGGGTTTAACGATAAGCTTTCTACGTTTATGCAACAATCATGTTAACCAAGCCGATACAATTTAGCCGGCTAGctaggaaatgaatgaaagtgggCTTGCCGAGCTCATGAACGCATCCCGCTGTTTGTATAACCTTAACGTTAAATATAGCTTTCTTAGAACAGAGATTGAGTTTAAAGAGGTAACGTAATATTTAACATAACGTtagatttgctttttttccGTGTCTGCTGACTTTCACATGTCCAGGAGAGAACTTTACGTTTGTTTTTCTGAACCACATTAATTTCTTTTTGAAGTGACCGTGGATAACTTCCCGAGAGTCTAACAGTTACATTCATGCTTGTGTCAGTTACATTCAGCAACGGGATCCTTGTGCAAACCATAAGTAGCTTTATTACAATATAATAACTTTGTGACATACTTAGTTTGTTTCTGAAACAGATCAGACAGATCTAGTAGAACAACCTTTGCAGATAATTAGTGGAAGCTAAAGGGAGAAATTGATCTTTAAGTGCATATACCATCAAACTTAAACTATAACAGTGCCACTTTgtaccttcacacacacatctgttttttctaCTTTGTATTTTAAGATCTCTGTTTTACAAGGGGCATGCCATTTAAAGCAGGCTATTGGCTGAGTGGTCTGTAACAGATAACGCTGATATCAACTCAGTACCAATAAATGTGAAGGGTTCAGATACACGTGCACAAACAGGCTGAACATTTGCTGATGTGCTTTCCATTGTTAGTGCTAAAAGGGACGTCATTTTATCATATTTCTATCTTGTCATTTATGGTTAGAGGTGTTCTCTAATGAAAGGCCACAAAAATTGTGATTAAAAATGATACTGGAAGAATACCAGAACAGCTTTGTCAAGCTGACATCAGCAGATAAAGTGGCAGAAGGGGGATGTTGAAAGTGTGTAAATATCCAGTGTGTTTAGTTTACATTTTGTGTATCCAGTGTGTT
The Chaetodon auriga isolate fChaAug3 chromosome 3, fChaAug3.hap1, whole genome shotgun sequence DNA segment above includes these coding regions:
- the aldh7a1 gene encoding alpha-aminoadipic semialdehyde dehydrogenase, whose amino-acid sequence is MQRCLTLTLAQHSRLLLRKKFVSVRCQQSAAMSGLLINQPKYSWLKELGLSEDNPGVYNGSWGGSGEVITSYCPANNEPIARVTQATLAEYEETVQKTREAWKMWADIPAPKRGEIVRQIGDALRKKIKVLGSLVSLEMGKIYVEGVGEVQEYVDVCDYAVGLSRMIGGPALPSERPGHALIEQWNPVGLVGIITAFNFPVAVYGWNNAIALTCGNVCLWKGAPTTPLTSVAVTKIVAEVLEQNNLPGAICSMTCGGADIGTAMAKDERVDLLSFTGSTHVGKMVAMMVQDRFGRKLLELGGNNAIIVFEDADLNLVVPSAVFASVGTAGQRCTTTRRLMLHESVHDTVVERITKAYKQVRIGDPWDPSTLYGPLHTKQAVDQYLAAIEQAKQQGGTLVCGGKVMDRPGNYVEPTIITGLAHDAPIVHTETFVPILYVLKFKTEEEAFAWNNEVKQGLSSSIFTKDMGRVFRWLGPKGSDCGIVNVNIPTSGAEIGGAFGGEKHTGGGRESGSDSWKQYMRRSTCTINYSKDLPLAQGIKFE